Proteins from one Salmonella bongori NCTC 12419 genomic window:
- a CDS encoding T6SS immunity protein Tli3 family protein, giving the protein MNITHVIAITLGISLLTACHADNRKSRKPPVQVVYRFDDHRYLELEGFYCQGGLVYVDTQRDIRSRIYDVSDGYRIFTKTFIHPSERYIAIMSYEAGAFTVSKDYGQTWGVASYSPGGGAKRYGSWPPLRETIDSFTVVNDQGFLLTKQGDLYISSKPFDDPRLQPGGEGIDYVYDGEKHHLRPRNNGTNDNSYWGKNYTSWASASGPNAWLTFSEETNWQGIPNKVPEVKNYTGWDHMRCDPDLGLPASERGK; this is encoded by the coding sequence ATGAACATAACACATGTTATCGCTATCACGCTGGGTATCAGCCTGCTGACGGCATGCCACGCAGATAACCGCAAATCACGGAAACCGCCCGTACAGGTGGTTTACCGGTTTGACGACCACCGTTATCTGGAGCTGGAGGGCTTCTATTGCCAGGGTGGGCTGGTTTATGTGGATACTCAAAGAGATATTCGCTCCCGGATTTATGATGTCTCTGATGGTTATCGTATTTTTACGAAAACATTTATTCACCCATCTGAGCGTTATATCGCCATTATGTCCTATGAAGCTGGCGCATTCACCGTTTCAAAAGATTATGGGCAAACCTGGGGCGTTGCCAGCTATTCCCCCGGAGGGGGAGCAAAACGTTATGGCAGTTGGCCTCCTCTTCGCGAAACCATCGACTCCTTCACCGTTGTCAACGACCAGGGTTTTCTGCTGACAAAGCAGGGCGATCTGTATATCAGTTCAAAACCCTTTGACGATCCCCGTCTTCAGCCGGGTGGGGAAGGTATCGATTATGTTTATGACGGAGAAAAGCATCATCTGCGCCCGAGGAATAATGGCACCAACGATAACAGCTACTGGGGGAAAAATTATACCTCATGGGCATCAGCAAGTGGGCCAAATGCGTGGTTAACTTTTTCAGAAGAAACAAACTGGCAGGGCATTCCCAATAAAGTCCCGGAGGTTAAAAACTATACCGGCTGGGATCATATGCGCTGCGATCCGGATTTGGGATTGCCCGCATCAGAGCGTGGGAAATAG
- the rapZ gene encoding RNase adapter RapZ, giving the protein MVLMIVSGRSGSGKSVALRALEDMGFYCVDNLPVVLLPDLARTLADRQISAAVSIDVRNMPESPEIFEQAMNNLPDAFSPQLLFLDADRNTLIRRYSDTRRLHPLSSKNLSLESAIDKESDLLEPLRSRADLIVDTSEMSVHELAEMLRTRLLGKRERELTMVFESFGFKHGIPIDADYVFDVRFLPNPHWDPKLRPMTGLDKPVAAFLDRHTEVHNFIYQTRSYLELWLPMLETNNRSYLTVAIGCTGGKHRSVYIAEQLADYFRSRGKNVQSRHRTLEKRKT; this is encoded by the coding sequence ATGGTACTGATGATCGTCAGCGGGCGTTCCGGATCAGGTAAATCTGTCGCTCTGCGCGCGCTGGAAGATATGGGTTTTTACTGCGTGGATAACCTTCCCGTTGTGCTGTTGCCCGATCTGGCGCGAACGCTGGCCGATCGCCAGATTTCTGCCGCCGTCAGCATTGATGTGCGCAATATGCCTGAATCGCCTGAGATTTTTGAACAGGCGATGAATAACCTACCCGATGCCTTCTCGCCACAATTACTGTTTCTTGATGCCGATCGCAATACCCTGATTCGCCGTTATAGCGACACACGCCGTTTACATCCGCTTTCCAGCAAAAATCTTTCTTTAGAGAGTGCGATTGATAAAGAGAGCGATCTGCTGGAGCCGCTGCGCTCACGTGCGGATCTGATCGTCGACACCTCGGAAATGTCCGTCCATGAGCTGGCCGAAATGCTGCGTACCCGTCTGCTGGGTAAACGCGAGCGCGAGCTGACAATGGTATTTGAATCCTTCGGCTTCAAACACGGTATCCCGATTGATGCGGACTATGTGTTCGATGTCCGCTTTCTGCCCAACCCGCACTGGGACCCAAAACTGCGCCCCATGACCGGGCTTGATAAACCGGTTGCCGCATTTCTTGACCGGCACACAGAAGTTCACAATTTTATCTATCAGACTCGCAGTTATCTTGAGCTATGGTTACCAATGCTGGAGACCAACAACCGCAGTTACCTTACTGTCGCTATCGGTTGTACCGGCGGGAAACACCGTTCGGTGTATATTGCAGAACAGCTGGCAGACTACTTCCGTTCGCGCGGTAAAAACGTCCAGTCTCGCCATCGCACGCTGGAAAAACGCAAAACATGA
- the npr gene encoding PTS phosphocarrier protein NPr, producing the protein MTVKQTVEVTNKLGMHARPAMKLFELMQGFDAEVLLRNDEGTEAEANSVIALLMLDSAKGRQIEIEATGPQEVEALAAVIALFNSGFDED; encoded by the coding sequence ATGACCGTAAAGCAAACTGTTGAAGTCACCAATAAGCTGGGCATGCACGCCCGGCCTGCCATGAAGCTTTTCGAACTGATGCAGGGTTTTGACGCTGAGGTACTCTTACGTAATGACGAAGGCACCGAAGCGGAAGCGAACAGCGTCATCGCGCTGTTAATGCTCGACTCCGCCAAAGGGCGTCAGATAGAAATTGAAGCCACCGGCCCGCAAGAAGTTGAAGCGCTGGCAGCGGTTATCGCTCTGTTCAATTCCGGTTTCGACGAAGATTAG
- the ptsN gene encoding PTS IIA-like nitrogen regulatory protein PtsN: MINNDTTLQLSSVLNQECTRSGVHCQSKKRALEIISELAAKQLSLPPQVVFEAILTREKMGSTGIGNGIAIPHGKLEEDTLRAVGVFVQLETPIAFDAIDNQPVDLLFALLVPADQTKTHLHTLSLVAKRLADKTICRRLRAALSDEELYQIITDTEGEQNEE; this comes from the coding sequence ATGATAAATAACGATACGACTCTACAACTGAGCAGTGTACTTAACCAGGAGTGTACGCGTAGTGGCGTTCACTGTCAGAGTAAGAAACGCGCGCTGGAAATCATCAGCGAACTGGCGGCAAAACAGCTCAGTTTACCTCCACAGGTCGTGTTTGAAGCCATTCTGACACGCGAAAAAATGGGCAGTACCGGTATTGGTAATGGTATCGCTATCCCGCATGGAAAACTGGAAGAAGATACCTTACGCGCCGTCGGCGTATTCGTTCAGCTCGAAACACCTATTGCGTTCGACGCCATCGACAACCAGCCGGTCGATCTCCTCTTCGCCCTCCTGGTGCCAGCCGACCAGACTAAAACGCATCTGCACACACTGTCGCTGGTCGCGAAGCGTCTGGCGGATAAAACGATCTGCCGCCGCCTGCGCGCGGCGCTGAGTGACGAAGAGCTGTATCAAATCATTACTGACACCGAAGGTGAGCAGAATGAGGAATAA
- the hpf gene encoding ribosome hibernation promoting factor codes for MQLNITGHNVEITEALREFVTTKFAKLEQYFERINQVYVVLKVEKVTHISDATLHVNGGEIHASAEGQDMYAAIDGLIDKLARQLTRHKDKLKQH; via the coding sequence ATGCAGCTCAATATCACCGGACATAACGTCGAAATTACTGAAGCCCTGCGTGAGTTTGTGACGACAAAATTCGCCAAACTTGAACAGTATTTTGAGCGGATTAACCAGGTATATGTAGTGTTGAAAGTGGAGAAAGTTACGCACATCTCGGATGCAACACTACACGTTAACGGCGGTGAAATTCACGCCAGCGCAGAAGGTCAGGATATGTATGCCGCCATTGACGGTTTGATTGACAAACTGGCAAGGCAGCTAACCAGGCATAAAGATAAACTGAAACAACATTAA